In Deltaproteobacteria bacterium, the genomic stretch TTGCTCGGGCAGCTCGAGAGCATCCTGCGCTCGAACGCCCGTCGCGTCGCGGCCGCCGGCGCGGTCGTGAGCGGGCTGCTGCTGCTGGGCGGCGTGGGGATGTTCATGCAGCGCGAGCAGACCCACGACGCCCGCGCGGAGGCGTTGAGCAGCGAGGTCGTGGATCAGCGCTCCCGCGCCGACGAGGCCGAGCTGGCGCTGCGCGCCCGCGAAGAAGCGGTCATCGTCGCCGAGTCGCGGCTGTTGTTGCCCACCGATCCGACACGTGCGTTGGCCTCGCTGCGCCGACTGCCCGAGGCCGCGGCCGCGTGGTCGGCCCCCAGCGCTCGCATGCTCGCCGCAGAGGCGATCGAGGCCGGTGTCGCCGAGCGGATCGCCGAGCTGCCCCCGACCACGAGCGCGCGCGTGCTGTCACCCGGCGGCCGCTGGGCCTGGCACACGCAGGACGAAGGCGGCGCGTACGTGCTCATCGAGCTCGCGAGCGGCCGCCGCGTCGTGCTCGACGCGGGACCCCCCGACGTGTTCCCCGAGCTGACCTTCTCGCGTGACGAGACCCAAGTCGTGACCGCGCAAGCGGGCGCAATCCGGCTGTGGGACCTCGCGCGCGGCGACGCCCGCGAGCTCGGCAAGCTGGCCGGATTCGCGGGCGCGCGCCGCTTCGCCGACGATGGCTCGCGCGTGACGGTCATCGAACACGGTGATACGACCGTCGCGATCGTGACGCCGCTGGCGGATGACGTCGCGCCGCTACGTCGCACGCTATCCGAGGTCGAGTGGGCACCGGTGATCAACCGCGACGGCACCGAGGTGGTCGGGGGCAACGGCATCGATCGACTGTGGGTGCACGATCTCGTTGGCGATCGCCGACGAACCCTCGCAGGTGCGGTGCGCTCGGGGCCGCAGCTGTCGCCGGACGGCCGCTGGATCGCAGCGCTCGCGGCGGACGGTCTGGCCGTGTGGCACGACGGCGCCACGACGCCGACGCTGCTCCCGATTCCCGCGGGACTGCGGGGCGACACGATCGCGTTCGATCCCGCTGGCACCACCGTCGCGCTCGCGAGCGCTGCGGGTCCGATCGTCGCGTGGGATCTCGCGAGCCGACGCTCGCGGACCATGAACACCGGCGCACGCGCGCAGCGACTGTGGGTCATGGGCAACGGCCGCGTGGTTGGCCTGCGCGAAGACGGCAGCAGCACGCTGTTCGATCGCACCGGCCACGATCAGCGAACGCTTCGCAGTGAGCCCGGCATCACCGACCTCGCGATCGTCCCCGATCTCGACGGCGCCCCGGCGATCGTGACGGTCGGTGAGGGCACCGAGGCGCGCTGGTGGCGATGGCCCGACGGCGCCGTGCTCGAGCGCGGCGCCGGCCCTGCCGGTGACGTGGCAATCGACGCGGACACGACGACACTGCTGTCGAGCGGTGACGACGGTGCGGTGCGTCGCACCGACACCCATGGCAGCGTCGTGATCGTGCAGGGGAGCGCCGGCGTCGCGCCTTCGCTGGCACTGTCGCGCGACGCAGCGCGGCTGGCCGTCGGCAGCGGTGACGCAATCACCATCCGCAGCCCCGACGGTGTCGAGATCGCACGGCTGGGCGACCTGCACGGTACCGACGAGCTCCGCTTCCTCGCCGACGACGAGACCGTGGCATGGCGCGGCGTCGACGGTGTGCAGCGGTGGCGGCCGGGTGGCGACGCGGTGATGTTGCGCGCGGGCTCGTGGCATGCGAGTGCGGTCAGCCCCGACGGGCGCAGCGTGGTCACACTCGGGAGCGAGCTGGCGCGCTTCGACGAGGGCGCCCAGGCACCGAGTTGGCGCGTCGACGTCGAGCCTGCCTGGCGTCACGTCATCGTCGACCGCAGCGGCGAGCGCGTGCTGGCAGCCGGGGTCTCACCGACGATGACGATCTTCGACGCCGTCACCGGCGAGTCGCGGATCATCACCACGGCAGTCGTGGGCCTCGAGGACGTCGCGTTCGGTGCCGACACCGACACGTTGTTCGCGGTCGGCCAGCAGGCCTATGTCATCGACGCCCGCGATGGCACCACGCTCGCGTACGCGATTCCCACCGGCACGACCACGCTGGGCGATCGCAGCGTGGCCGTCGGCGCCGATGGTCGTCACTTCGCCTACGCCGGCGCCGACGGGCTGCTGTGGCGGCGCCACTTCGACGCACCGGTGCCGGCCGCGGCGTTACAGGCGTGGGTCGCTGGCGCCGTCGCGTGCACCGATGTCCCTGAGGGCGCGCGATGAGCAGCGACGAAGAGCTCTACGCGGCCTGGACCGCCGGTGATCGGGCCGCCGGCGGCCGACTCGTCGATCGACACCTGCGCTCGATCGCTCGCTTCTTCGCCAACAAGATCTGGGACGGCGACGACGCCGAGGAGCTGGTCGGCACCACCTTCGAGCTGTGTGCCCGCACCCTGGGCAGCTTCCGCGGCGAGAGCAGCTTTCGAACCTTCCTGTTCGGCCTCGCCCACAACGTGTTGCGCAACCACATCCGCAGGCGCCGGCCCGAGATCGGCGAGATCGATCTCGAGAGCAGTGCGGTGCGTGACCTCGGGCCATCCCCGCGCACCGCCGCGGCGCGCCGACGCGAGCAGGCCTTGCTACTGCAGGCGCTGCGCGCGATCCCCCTCGAGCATCAGATCGTGCTCGAGCTGGTCTACTTCGAGGGCCTCTCGCGCACCGAGATCGCCGCCGCGCTCGAGCTGCCGGCGGGCACGGTCGCCAGTCGGCTGCGCCGCGCCGATGAGCTCTTGCGGCAGCAGCTGCGACGCCAGGCCCACGACGCCGCCCACTTCCACGCGACCCACGACGGGCTGGCGCAGTGGGCCGAGCAGCTCCGCGAGCAGCTCGGCCGCGCCGACGGCTGAGCAGGGTTTGCCGGCCGGGCTGCGAGCGGCGCCCGCATGCGCGACGTCGCGCGACGCCGCGGCGGTGGACTCCGCGTCGGGCCGACCAACCTGCGCAACCGCACGCGGCATCGCGGGAACCTTTGGCGCGCAGCGAACCACGCCGGCGCGGGGGAACTCGCGGATGGATGTCGGATCAACCGTGCGACGCGCGGTGCTCATGGGGCTCGTCGCACTGCCATGCGCATGCAACGACGTGCGCAGCGATCGGGGCGCGGAGGGTGGCGCGGTCGCGACGATCGCGAGCGCGGCCGACGACTCCGGCGTCGCCCAGGGCACGCTGGGTGGCGACGGCGACGGCGACGCAGGCCCGGACAGCGGCGCCGATGACGGTCCGCTGGACGGCACGGGCGCGAGCGTGTTCGACGTCGGCGGCCCCTCGGGCGGCGGTGAGACCGGCCCCGTCATCAACGACGACGAGTGCCAGAAGATCGACTTCCTGTTCGTGATCGACAACTCGGGTTCGATGTTCAACGAGCAGCAAGCGCTGGTGTCGAGCTTCCCCGGGTTCATCGCTGCGATCCAGCAGAAGGTCAACGCACAGAACTACCAGATCATGGTGGTCGACACGGATGCGGCCCACGCAAACCTCTGCACCGACGTGTGCATGACGCTGCCCAACTGCTTCGGCACGCCGTGCAACAGCATCCCGACACCCACCGTCTGCGACGAGACCCTGGGCGCCGGCGTGACCAAGAGCAGCGCCGGCCTCGAGTGCGGCGTGACGGCACCGGATCGCTTCATGGTGGACGCGCAGCCGGATGTCGGCGGGACGTTCGCGTGCATGGGCAAGGTCGGCATCACCGGGCAAGACGTGGAGCGCCCGATGGACGCGATGGTCGAGGCCGTGACCAGCCAGGCCGAGCCCGGCGCCTGCAACCAAGGCTTCCTGCGCGACGACGCAATCTTGGTGGTCACGTTCATCACCGACGAAGAGGACGACGGCGACTCGCTGGGCGACCCCGCCAGCTGGAAGCAGGCCCTGGTCGCGGCCAAGGCCGGCAACGAGGCGGCCGTGGTGGTGCTCGGCCTGGTCGGCGATCCCGACGTGATGGGTGGCACGTGCGGGCCGCTCGGGCTCGCCGAGCCTTCACCGCGCCTGCGCACCTTCGCGGAGTCGCTGCAGTTCGGCAGCTGGGGCTCGATCTGCGCGGTCGACTACGCGCCGTTCTTCGCCGACGCGGTCGAGGTCATCGACTCGGCGTGCGAGCAGTTCGATCCCGAAGGCTGACGCCGCGCTGCCACGCCGCGGCCCCTGGTGCAGGGCCCTCGCACGTCAGCGACGAGCGTGCGCACGACGACGCGTACCCGTGGTCACACCGGCTGCGCGTGCAGCAGCTTCATCAGCACCGTGTGATCGGTGTGATCGCGAACACCCGGGAGATGCAGCAGGCGCCCGAGCTTGCCGAGCCCATGGTTGTTGAGCAGCTCGAGCGAGTGCATCACGATGCCGCCGGGGTGCTGCGGGTTGCCGACGTCGATGTCGACCTCGATGGTCTCGCCCTCGGCCCAGCCGATCTGGACCGACATCACGGCGGTGGTCTGTCGCACCGCGTCGGTGATGCCGTGGTGCCGCGCGAAGCTGTCCCACTTGAAGGCATGCGTGCCCCGATCGGTGTTGTCGCGCACCGCCGCCACGAACTCGGCGCTGTAGTCGAAGAAGAGCCGGTCGTCGCGGATGCCCCCCACGCCGTCCCGCAGGCGCAGCATCGCGACGCCCAGCTGCGCCCGCAGGACCAGCGCGAACGTGATGTCGAAGAACGCCGCGCGGCGATGCTTGGAGAGGCCATCGAACGCGGCGCCCGAGATGCCCGAGTTGGAGAGGATCTGTCGCTGCCGCGGCCCGAGGCCGTCGAAGTTCGCGTGCGCCATCGTGATCGAGCTCCCGAGGGTATGTGCCGCGCAGCGGCTGCGGTTCCCGGCGAGGTGCAGAATTTCCGCCGCCGGCGCGCCTGCACCAGCTCGAACCCCCGCCTGGGGTGGCGCGAGCTGGCGCGGCCGGCGTGCGGCGCCCGATGGGGCGCCTAGCGGCGACGAGTCGCGCGCCGCTCGATCTCCGCCACGACGTCGGCACGGCGGCGCGACCAGGTCGCCGCATCGACGTGCATCACATCCCATCCCCGCAGCCGCAGCACCGCAGGTCGGTGGAGATGGCGTTCGAAGGCGTCGGCTGCATCGGCGCCCTCGTCGGTGAGCACCGCGAGTACGAAGTCCGGCGTGTCGGCGGCGCCGATCGCCAGCGGTATGCGGAACTCCGACGCGCCCAGGCCCAGCTCGCAGCGCAGGCCGGTGCGCTCGAGCGCCAGCGCGATCTGGACCGCGAGCGGCACGTGCCCCTCGAACGAGGCACGCTCGCGCTCGCCCGCGGCGTTGCGTCGGCGCCCGCGCACGTCGTCGAGCACCTGCTGCGCCTGCAGACGCTGCCCCTTGCCGAGCAGGAATGCGAACTCGAGGTAGGCCTTGAACAGTCGCGGGCCATCGTGGGTGGCGTCACCGACGTGCAGCAACTCGGGGTCGAACGAGGCGACCACGTAGCACTCGGCCTTGGCGCGGGAGATCGCGACGTTGAGGCGCCGCTCGCCGCCGCGTTGCCCGAGCGGACCGAAGCGCGCCGGCACGTAGCGCTCGCTCGCGCCGCCCTTGCGGGTGCGCTCGACCGGCGCGTGGCCGAGCGAGAACAGGATGACGTCGCGCTCGTCGCCCTGCACCGACTCGAGGTTCTTCACGAACGGTCGTCGATCGATGGCATCGACGGTGGTGGCAGCCCGCCACGCCGCGGCGAATCCGTCGTCGGCGGCGACGCGGGCCTCGACCGCGTCGAGCACGGTCTGACGCTGGCGGAGGTTGAACGTGACGACCCCGATGGTCGGCGGCTCGCTGCGCGACAGCAGCTCGGCGATGAGCGCCACGACGCGTTCGGCCTCGGGGCGATTGAGCCCGGCGTCGTACTGCCCGCCCTCCACCGCGATCCACCGCAGGGCCGGCGGCGCGGTGGGCCCCTGCGTCGAGGGGATGGTGAGCAGCTCGCCGTCGTACATCGCGTGGTTGGAGAACGCGATCAACGACTCGTCGCGGCAGCGGTAGTGCCACTGCAGGCCCGCGTGGGGACAGCGCGCGCGCGCCAGCGCCAGCAACGACTCGGCCGCGAACACGTCGCGCACCGCGAGTTCCTCGGCCGAGCGATCTTCGTCGTCGGTGCTGCTGGTGCCGAGTTCGAAGTACGACGACGGCGGCATCTGCTTCTCGTCGCCAGCGATGACCACCCGCTGCGCCCGCAGCATCACCGGCAGACCCGACTCGACGGTGCACTGCGAGGCCTCGTCGAAGATCACGAGGTCGAACAGCGGCTCGCGCGGGAACAGCACCGTCATGGTCTCGGGCGACAGCAACCAGCACGGCATCACATCGAGCAGGCCGACGTCGGCGAACTCGCGGACGAAGCGGCGCAGTGGCATCAAGCGGCTCTTCTTGCCGACCTCCTTGAGCAGCGACTCCTTGGCGCGCTGCGGGTCGCTCCGGCGCGCGCGATAGCCCGCGTTCGGCGTCTGCAGCAGCTCGGCCTGGTCGGCCCGAGCGACGATGGCAGCAACCTCGAGCGCTGCGATCTCCGGCTCGAGCCGCGTCATCGTCTCGATCGCACGGTCCGCGCGCTGGGCGGTCGCGATCGTGCCGAGATCGTCGATGCGTGGCTGCAGGTTGCGGGCGCGCTCCAGCTGCGCCGCCGCCCATGCCCGCGCGATCGACTCGCGCCAGTCGGTGAAGGGGCGACCCGCGAGCGCCGCGGCCACGCGATCGAGCAACGCCGGCGCGGCCGTCATCGTCTCGCACGCCAGCGCGGTCCAGCCGTCGAGCTCGCGCAGCCGCGTCGCGTCGCGGGCGAGCCGGTCCGCGAGCTCGCGTAGTGCCGTGGCGTCGTCGCGCAGGACCCACGGGAACACCCCTGCGATGGCCGCCAGCGCCTGCAGCAGCCGCTGTTGCGCCTCGGACTGCGCGAGACGGTGCGCCGCCCACTCGTCGGTGGCGGCGCGCTCGAGCGAGATGCCGATCGCCGCCAGCGTCGTGGCCGCGGCACGCACCGGGGCCGCGAGTCCGGCCAGCAGCTGCAAGCGCTCGATCGCCGCGCCCGCGCTGGCGGCATCACCTTGCGCCCGCGCCGACAGTCCGAGCCGCTCGAACAGCGCCCGCGCTTGCGCCCACGCGCGCGCGGCGTGCAGCCGCGATTGCAGCCGCGCGAGAAACTCGGCATCGAAGCCGGCCGCCGCCTGCTCGGGCCACAGTCGCACCAGCGACGCGCGCACCTCGGCCCGCGTGCGCCACCACAGCGGCGAGACGATCCGCGTCCAGCGACCGGCGAACGACTGCAGCACCGTCACCGCGCGCTCGGCGGGATCGTCGACCACGAGCCCGCCGGGGCTCCACTGCGCCAGCGCCTGCGACTCGCCGCGCCAGCGCTCCACGAGCGACGCGACACCGTCGTCGCCGTGCAGGCACAGCGCGGTGAGCAACGCGATGTCGTCGGGGCCCTGGCAGGCCGCACGCGCGGCGTGCAGCGCGAGCAGACCCTCGCGTGCGCGCGCCAACGCGTCGCGATCGACCGGCGCCGGCGCCAGCGCAGCGTCGAAGGCGTCCGCGTGGGCGATGGCGTCGCGAAGCTGCACGCGCATCGCCGTGAGCGCCGCGTCGTCGTACCCGCGCAGCGAGCCGCGCGCGAGCCCCCGCTGGCGCCACCACGCGCTCGGGGCCCACAGGTCCTGGTGCGGATGCAGCCGCTCGACCAGCTCGAGCAGTCGCAGCAGGCGTTCGCGATCGATACCCGCGAGCGCGGGATCGACGACGTGGGGCTCGCCGCTGGCGACCATCGTGATGAGCTGGCCGACGCACAGGCCGGCGTCGTCGATCCGCTGCGCGAGCAGGTTGCGATCGGCCTCGAGCGCGGCCTTGGCCTGCTCGTACTCCATGCGCAGCAGCTCGAGGCGGCCCGGCGGCGAGGCCGAAGGTCGCTTGGCCTCGAGGCGCACCCGCACCCGCTCGAACAACGGCTTGCGGTCCTCGTGCACGTCGTGCACCACCGCGAGGTACTGTCCGAGGCCCCGAACCTCGAGTCGCTGCCCGACCACGTCGAGCGCCGCACGCTTCTCGGCGACCACCGCCACCCGCTCGCCGCGACGCAGCGCGTCGGCCACCAGATTGACGATGAGCTGGCTCTTGCCGGTCCCCGGCGGGCCATCGACGACCGTCACGCGGTGGCTGCGACACTGCGCCAGCACGGCGCGCTGGCTGGGATCGGCCGCGACCACCGGCCAGCCCGGCGCACCCGGGTCGGTCACCGCGGGCTCACCGACCACGCCGGTCGTGGCGGGCAGCAACGCGGCCGCCGAGGCCAGCACGGTGGCGGGCTCCTTCGCGAGGTCGGCGAGCTCGCGCAGCAGCGCGTCGTAGTCTTGCAGGAGATCGGAGCTCGACTGGGGGAACAACCCCAACAGCGCGCACTCCTCGATCGACAGCCGCGGCGGGGCCTGATCGAGGTCGCGGTCGCGATCGCCAAACGGCACCAATGCGGTCGACTCCACCGCCACCGGCACGCCGATCTCGCGCAGCTTCGCGAGCATGGCTTCGACCCCGCGCGCGGGATCGGCCACAATGTCGTCGAGCTCGCGTCCGAGTTCGTCGGGGAAGGCGAGCGTGGCCTTGTTGAAGAGCAGGCGCAACAGCGACTGGTTTGCGATCGGCTCCTCGTCGCTGCGCCGGCGCAGCGAGAAGCCCCGCGCACCGCGACCGTCACGCTCGAGCTCGACCGGGAACAGCACCAGCGGTGCTCGCACGCCGTAGCCGACCTCGGTCACGCCGCGCGGCGCGATGTTGCCGACCAACACGGGATAGCCCACGTACAGCTCGTTGGCGCCGGTCTCCTCGATGCGATCACGGACCTCGCGGTGCAGCTCTCGCAGCTGCGCGGAGCAGGCCTCCGCGGCGTCGTGTCGGCCGGCGTCGTCGGCGGTCACCAACACCGCCTCACGGCCGCCGCGCACCAAGGTCAGCGTGCGCTCGGCGGTGCCGGGGCGGATCGCATCGAGCGCGACGAGATCGAAGCAGCGCCCGCGCACGAGCCGACGCAGCCGCACCGAGGGACTGCGTCCGTCGCCGGAGATCAGCTCGTCGCGCAGCCGCGTGATGGCGTCCGTCAGCGCCCGCCTCGAGGCGTCGATCGGCGCCGCCGCGGCCGATGGCGGCTGACGGGTCGCCACCAGCCGCACCGGCTGGTCGAGCGGCGCACCGTGCAGTGGCGGGCTGACCTCGATGCCGCGATCACGGAACAGCTGCGCGAGGGGTGCGAGGGCCTCGGGCGTGGTCGCCTGCACGCCGGCGAGCCGCAGCAGACGACGCGGTGCGATCGACGACTCACCGCGACGCTCGACGCTGTCGCACAGCGCGGCGAGGGCGTCGGCAACCTCGTGCTTGCGCACCGGCAGCGGGATCGCGACCTGCTCGAGCAGCTCGAGCTCGAGCGGCGACTGCATCGCGGCGATCGCAGGGCGGATCCAGCGGCGGAACTCGCCGCCGTGCCCGAGCGCCTCACCGATCGCGAGGATCGTCTGCACCTCGCGCGCGTCGACCACGTCGTCGGCACCCATCACGTGGGTGAGCAGCAAGAACAGGCTGCGCACGAGATCCGGCCCGCCGGCACGGACCATGCCGCCGGTCTCGTAGAAGCGGGCGAGCGCGACCTCGGGATCGAGCAACTCCGACCAGCCGGGGATGGTGCGACCGAAGGCGTCCTCGATCGCGTCGAGCTCCTCGGGCGAGATCACGCCATCGGCAGCGGCGACCAGCACCGCGCACGCGAGCGCGCACTCGCCCAGGAACGCCGGCGGCTCGTCGCGCGCGTCGAAGTCGACGTCGACGCGGCTCGAACCCAGCGCGCGCGCGATCACGGCATCGACCTCGGCGAGGCTGCGCGTGCTCGCGCCGCGCCCCGTCAGGCGCTGGTACACATCGCTCTCCGAGAACAGCCACAGCGCCCAGGCGCGCAGGCTGTGCTCGGGGTGCGTGGTCGCGAGCGCGGCTTCACCGGCCGCTAGCGTGCGATCCATGAGATCTCGCGCCTGCTCGAGGTAGGCCGCGGTGTCCCACGTCAACGCGTCGCCGGGCAGGCCCGTGGTCGCGATCATCTCGAGCCGCAGCGCTGCGTCGAGATCCTGGCACGCGAGCAGGCCGAAGCGATCGGCCGTGATCTCGCGCGCGACCGCGAGTCGACGCGCGGCCTCGGCCTGGGCGCTCGGCAACACCCCCGCCTCGGCCAGCTGCAGCCCCGCCAGCGCGGTGGCCCCGAGCTCCGTCCAAGGCCCGTGCGCCAGCCAATGACCCAGCTCGTGCCCGAACAACGCCACGGCGGCACCGTCGTCGAGCAGCGTCAACATGCGCCCCTGGATCTCGAGCAGGATCGGCGACTGCACGAAGTGCAGCGCCGCGTTCTCGCGGCCGCTCGACTGGTAGAGCTCGAGCGCGCCATCGATCGCCAGGGCCGCTCGCGCCGCCTCGGCCTGGGCATGGGCGGCGGGTGCCATCGTCGGCGACAGCGCGAGCGCGTCGGCGTGCAGGCGGCGACGAATCGCCTCGGCATCACGCGGCACCAGCGAGGCCCGCTGCACCGCGAAGCCGGGGAAGCCGTCGAGCGCGGCGGCCAGCTGCCGCTCCAGCGAGAACCGCACCGCCTCGACGTCGAGACCGACCAAGCTCGTGCGCGTCGTGGCCGTCACAGGATCACTCGTACGCCGCCGAGGGTCTCGATCTGATGCGGGAAGCGGTCGCCCGGCGTGCTGATGAACATGTAGTTCTTCGGCACCGACAAGGTCTGCGACAGCACCTCGATCATCTCGGGCGTGAAGGTGCCCTCCACCGCCACGAAGTCGATGCGGATCTGCGGATACAGGTGATCGATGCGCGCGAGGTCCTCGCCGAGGTTGGGCGGTGGCTCACCGCCGGGCGCGAAGACGTGCACCACGATCATGCGCGTGGTCTGCTCGTTCTCCAGCACGTACTGCACCGCACGGTTGAGCTGCGCGGGGCTGTCGCCCTTGGTGAAGTAGATGATCGATCGACTGTTGATGTGATCGATCGCGCCACGCACGCTGGTGCCGACCCACTCGTTCAGCCGCCGTAGGCCGTCGATCAACGAGCGCGTGGCCGACAGCGCCGCACGCATCAGCACGACCCGCAGGAACATCACGGCCACGATGCCCGCGGCCGAGAAGAAGTAGATCGCGAACACCCGGATGTTCTCGGGCGACAGCAACAGGTTGCCGAGCAAGCCCACCAGCACGGCGATGAGCGCGACGCTCACCGCCAGCCAACTCGCCCGGATGTCACGCGGCAGGCGTGCGCGCTTGCTCTTGAGCAACATGTTGCCGATGGCGAACAGCGCCATCACGCACAGGAACGAGATCGTGTAGACACCGGCCAGCACCTCCACGTCGCCCGCAGTTGCCGCGAGGATCGAGCAACACACCGCGCAGAAGCCGATGATGATCCAGTGGTTGGTCTTGCGCAGCTCGTTCTCCCGCAGCAACACCTGCGGTAGGCAGCGATCGAGGCTCATCCGCCGCACCAGGCCGGTGACGCCGACGTACGAGGTGAGCACCGCGCCGGACAGCACCAGCACCGCGTCGACGCTGACCCACGTGCGCAGCACAGGACCCATGGCCACGTCGCCCATCTGCGCGAGCATGTCGGGTGGCACCGTGGTGATGACGACCAGCGGCAACAAGCCCAGACTCAACAGCGAGATCAGCGGGTTGAAGGTCGCGACCGCGAGCCACATGTTGCGCAGGGTCTTGGGAAAGACCCCGGGCTTCTGCTCCTCGATGAAGTTGGCCGAGCTCTCGAAGCCGGAGATCCCGAGCATCGCCGCGGCGAAGCCGTAGAACAGCGCGTGTGAGAGCCCTCCCGGCGGCGGCTCGCCCCAGTTCGCCGACAGCAGCGAGGGGTCGCGGATGATGGTGATGATGCCGGCGATGCACAGCACCGTCAGCGTCACGATGTGGAAGAAGAAGATCGCGACGGCGACGACCGCCGACTCGCTGATGCCGACGACGTTCAGGAACGCGAACAGCCCCAGCAACCCGATCGTGGCCCAGAACACGTCGAGTCCGGCCACGAGGTTGTGGGCGTAGTGCATCGCCTCGCCGGCGCTGATGACCGCAGTCGCGACGTACGACAGCAGCGTGAGCACGGCCGCACCCGCGGCGAGCTTCTTGTTGGTGGTGTTGAGCAACACGGTGTACGTGCCACCGTTGAGGGGCAGCGCGCTGCCGACCTCGGCGTAGACCGTGCGGAACAGGTACAACACCGCCGCGACCACCGCGAGCACGATCGGCGCGTAGCGCCCGGCCTGGGCCGCGCACAGTGCCGAGACGTAGAGGCAGCTCGAGGTGATGTCGTTGCCGCAGATCGCAGTCGACGCCCACGTGCCCAGGTAGTTCTTGTGGGGCTGGTCGAGGTGCTTGACCGCGACCTTGGAGGTGTCCAGCCCCGTCAGTCGCGTGGCGGTGCCCCAGCCCGCGAAATCCCACGACTCGGAGGTGGATGCAGCGGGATCGTCGGCCATGGGCAGGCCGGCACTGTATCGCATCGCGTTCGCACGCGCGATCGCGCCCGCCCACGTGCGAACACGCTACAGCGTCAGCGGCCCCGACGTGAACTCCGGCGCGCCGAAGCTCGCGTCGCCCAGCCCGAGCAACCCGATGAACGTGCTGTAGAGATCGCCGGTGGTGCGGCCGGGTTGCGGTGAGTGGCGACCGGTCTGCAGCGCGCCACCGACCCGGCCCGCGAGCACGATCGGCAGATCGTAAGGGCTGTGCGTGGCGCCGCTGCCCATCTCGGCGGTGGAGTAGAGCAACATGTTGTCGAGCAACGTGCCGTCTTGATCGGGCATCGCCGCCAGCTGATCGATGAGGTACGCCAGCTCGCCCATGTACCAGGTGTAGACCGCGCGCGGCACCGAGACGTCGCCCATGTTGGGGATGTCGTGCACCATCGCGTGCCAACCGGTGTAGGCCCCGGGCACGCCGACGCCGAGCCACGGGAACGTCGGGCCGTCGTAGTTGGTGTACTGCAGGGTGCCGACGCGGGTGAGGTCGCAGGCCAGCGCCATCACCATCAGATCGATGAGCACGCGCGACGAGACATCGTCGCGG encodes the following:
- a CDS encoding protein kinase; protein product: MAGSVEQADTVDAAAIERAPAQPATPGDDLGLAPDTISVERVRAAVHRRVFGEVVEPVRIGRYTVLKRLGAGGMGVVYAAYDTALDRKVALKLLNADTLDPAREASRRARLVREAKALARLSHPSIVQVFEVGTHEEQLFIAMEFVDGVTLGTWVRERSRGWRAITAMYVAAGRGLAAAHAAGLVHRDVKPDNMLVGHDGRVRVLDFGLAGDMASPSDGDVEDGSAPQPALGPAAPLTRTGMVLGTPAYMAPEQHLARRADAQSDQFGFCVALWEGLFGERPFVGESLAELSAAVIQSRLHEPSHGAQVPRALRRCLLRGLAREPAQRHASMDALLGQLESILRSNARRVAAAGAVVSGLLLLGGVGMFMQREQTHDARAEALSSEVVDQRSRADEAELALRAREEAVIVAESRLLLPTDPTRALASLRRLPEAAAAWSAPSARMLAAEAIEAGVAERIAELPPTTSARVLSPGGRWAWHTQDEGGAYVLIELASGRRVVLDAGPPDVFPELTFSRDETQVVTAQAGAIRLWDLARGDARELGKLAGFAGARRFADDGSRVTVIEHGDTTVAIVTPLADDVAPLRRTLSEVEWAPVINRDGTEVVGGNGIDRLWVHDLVGDRRRTLAGAVRSGPQLSPDGRWIAALAADGLAVWHDGATTPTLLPIPAGLRGDTIAFDPAGTTVALASAAGPIVAWDLASRRSRTMNTGARAQRLWVMGNGRVVGLREDGSSTLFDRTGHDQRTLRSEPGITDLAIVPDLDGAPAIVTVGEGTEARWWRWPDGAVLERGAGPAGDVAIDADTTTLLSSGDDGAVRRTDTHGSVVIVQGSAGVAPSLALSRDAARLAVGSGDAITIRSPDGVEIARLGDLHGTDELRFLADDETVAWRGVDGVQRWRPGGDAVMLRAGSWHASAVSPDGRSVVTLGSELARFDEGAQAPSWRVDVEPAWRHVIVDRSGERVLAAGVSPTMTIFDAVTGESRIITTAVVGLEDVAFGADTDTLFAVGQQAYVIDARDGTTLAYAIPTGTTTLGDRSVAVGADGRHFAYAGADGLLWRRHFDAPVPAAALQAWVAGAVACTDVPEGAR
- a CDS encoding sigma-70 family RNA polymerase sigma factor, with the protein product MSSDEELYAAWTAGDRAAGGRLVDRHLRSIARFFANKIWDGDDAEELVGTTFELCARTLGSFRGESSFRTFLFGLAHNVLRNHIRRRRPEIGEIDLESSAVRDLGPSPRTAAARRREQALLLQALRAIPLEHQIVLELVYFEGLSRTEIAAALELPAGTVASRLRRADELLRQQLRRQAHDAAHFHATHDGLAQWAEQLREQLGRADG